The following DNA comes from Aquila chrysaetos chrysaetos chromosome 9, bAquChr1.4, whole genome shotgun sequence.
ATGGTCCTGcttgcagccccagccccagccccaccacaCAATCCTGGACCCATAGTCCCAGCTTGGTCCCATTTATTGAGAACAAAAGCCTGTAGGAGGCCGCTGGATGCTGGGATGGGGGATTCCAGCAGGAGGACTTTCCTTCCACCCTTCGGCCTCAGgcaagggcagagctgctgcttcccaccccGGGGGTCGCTGCTGGCCGCTCTCCAGGACCGGCACCCTGGTCAGGAGCAGCAGTTTGGTCACAGCCAGGACAGAGACCTGGTGAAGCGCACGTGTCTGTGGCTCCTGTCTGTCTCAGGTGGCCCCAAAACCCCATCACAGCCCCCTCTGCGTGGGTTGACCTGGTGGCCTGGGCAAAGAGGGACACGAAGCATGTCCCCACGGGGACGTCAGCCCAGGTGGGCTGTGCGGCCGTCATCCTGCCTTGGAAGGGGCTTTTCCATCCCCCCCCATCCGCAGAGGCAACCGGTGGCCGAGGTGGGATTTGGcacctgctcccagcaggaAACCTCAGCGTGTCACGGGAGACACCTGTGGACCTCAGGGAGGTGTCCCAAGCTCTGTGTCCCCAGCACCCGTCCCTTGTGTCCGTGGGCAGCATCACATGCAGTTGGTGGCCCCAGCAGCGGCTCCAGACTGGCCATTAGGGTGTGTGTCCACCCTGGTACCGCTGGTGCCGGTGCTTTGGCTGGAGAAGCCCCGGTGCAAGTCCCAGGGCCACCCCTGAAAATGGGGCGcacctgccagcagcagagctgggacccGGCGGCACGAGCGAGTTGTGTCATCCGTGATGGCTGTCCCACGGGTCTGGTGTCCCTACAAAACCAGCAGACCTTCCTGGTGGCATCTGCACGCCGTTGGAGTCCCACGCCGGCAGCGCGGGCGGCTCTGcagggacagcggggacagATCCAGGCACCCCACTCGCACTGGGGGTCTCGTTCCTCAGTGGTGCCCAGGGGATGGGGGGCTCCCCACCCCCAGGACTGATGGGGAGAACGGAGCCGAGACCCCCAGGGGCTGCCGGACCAtcctccccaggcagagcaggatcCGGCCCCCCGGGAGGAGCAGGGACCCACAGACGATCCTGCTGCAGCCACACAGCCCCACACCGGGAGTCAGTGCTGGGAGGTCCCCGTCCCTCCCACCCTCGGAGAAGAAGGAGACAGACGGAGACCAGCTGGACCATCCTTATATTAAAAACTGCCAAATATacaattattttacaaaagtagaattgcttttttatttctggtctTTACAAAGGGAGCAGAACACGGGCtggggggccggcgggggtCCCTTTGCTGCCAAGGAGGCTCAACCGCGGGTGCCACCTCCATGCCCGGCCAGGGCCGCTCTCGGCAGGACGTGGCATTGCCGGTGTCATTCAGCCCGGCCGGGATGCCCGAGGTTTGTCCCCACCACAGGGAGGGGACAGACCCTGCCTTTGGCATCCCCCCCATGCCCGGGGGATGGCATCACCGTGACGGTGGCCACTGGACCCTGCTCCCATGCCAGTTCTCACCAGACCCCGTGGGCCTTCCAGGATGTCCCCTGTAGGGACCGGGGCCCCGGGACCCTCTAACCGGGACAATggcggggctgggaggggacctGCTGCATGGATGCCCTTCGCCCGCGGGGACCATGAGCTTGTTGATAAATGCCGAGgcttttggggtgggttttccATTCTCCAAATGGCTCCGGGTCGCACCAAGTCACAGCCTGCCATGGACCAACAGCTGTGGGTGGGCTGAGAATGTGCTGCACTCGTCACACCCATGGGCCGGAACCCATTGGGGTGGTGCAGCAGGCTCCGACATGCAGCCCCAAAACCAGGGGTGATTTGAGGAGCCCCTCAAGGTTCAGGTTccctgctggcagctctgcccacccCGGGCAAGGAGGACCCCCTGCCGCTGCTGGCCAGGCACAGCCATGCCCGCGCTGCCCGACCCATGGCGTGCCTCCAGCAATGTGGTGATGGATGTCCTGCTCCCGCTGTGACGAGGCCACGTCCTTCACAAATACCTCCTCTGGCCTTTCCgtggggaaggaagaagtggATCCTGCTggaaaaaaccacccccaagCCCCCAGTCCTTGACCCCTCGGAGGCGGAGGCTTTGCTCTCCTTGCCAGTGGGTGACGGCAGCCCCCCCACAGGCTCCTGCCCaagctggggctctgcaggaaGGTGATGGAGGGTCCCCCCGACCCTTCCAGGGTGCTGGAGCCTCCAGCTGGTTCTGCTCACGTCCAACCAACAGACACCATGAGTACGAAAAAAGGAAAGCACCTGGTTCTTCCCCGGGGAGAGTGGGGTGCCCGCCATCCCCTACCACTTCAGGAAGTCCCGTATGCGGCTCCATAGCTTGGTGATCCAGAGGTTAACCCCCAGGTCAGTCAGGTACTGGATTTCGGGCGTCAGCATCTTGCGGCACAGCTTCTGGTGCTTCTTGTTGATCTTCTTCTTCAAGTTGTAGCCCAGGATGGACTTCTCCCCCAGCGGCTGCCAGGGTTGCATGGAGGACTCTTGGATGGCACTGGCGTCCACGGGGTGTCCCCCGTCGATGCAGATGCTCTTCATCTTCTCGTTCTCCCGCTGCAGCTCGGCCACGTCCTTGGCCATCCGCTCCCTCCCGTAGGCCTCCACCTTACGCCAGAAGGTGGCATTAAAATAGCGGTAGAGCTTAGCATCGATGAGGTTCCAGGAGGTAGCCTTCTCATAGAGCTCAGGTGTCAGCCAGGAGACGGTGGAGCCCTTCCGGGCGTTGAGCTTGAAGTAGAGGACGTCCtccagctgccagcacagcaggtCCTTCAGCAGCACCAGGGACTCGTCAAAGTACTCGAGCAACATGACGAGGTGGAAACGGCGATCTATCTCCTGGATGTGCTCCTCCACCAGCGGGCTGTTGGCATTCATGTTGTTGTCGTAGCCCAAGTCAAAGAAGAGGAGGTTTTGGAGGTAGTGAGCATTGAACCCGTTGGGGTCGTAGTAGTGCCAGGGGTCCCGGAGGAACTCCGCCAGCTTGTCCTCCCCTGTCAGCTTCCAGGTGAGGGGGATGACGCGCCCAAAGTAGTGGAAAGAGGACTCGAAGAGGTAGGCAGGGTCCCGCAGCACCGTCACGAAGGTAGCGTCCGCCGGCAGGAGCTTGCGCACCTCCTCGTAGTGGAAGCGCATGTGGTTGCAGATGATGTTGAAGCACGCGCCGGGCCGGTAGTGCTGCACCTGGCTGCGCTCGAAGTAGGAGGGGTAGTAGAAGTCATTGCGGCCGTTGGGGAAGGCGAATTTCAAGCGATGCTTCTCCCCGAAGCGGAAGAGGATGTTGAGGATGGTGCTGCTGGCCGTCTTGTGCGTCTTCATGAACATGATGTTCAGCTTGGGCAGGCAGCTCCGTCCCGAGGGGCTGCCCGTGCCGTTGGCCACTGCTGGCGCCTTGCCGGGGGCCGGGTAcgaggagcaggaggaggggacgGGGATCCTGGTGGGGAGAAGAGACAGGACACCACGGTGAGGGCAGCTTGGCCAACCCAGCACAGCCACCACGAAGGCTCGGCCGTTTTCCTTCCTGGAGGAGCCGGACCTGGGGAtgggtgctggagctggggatggGTGCTCACCTCCAGCACCCCCCAGGCTCCCCGGCGGAGATGAGCCTGGCTTCAGGCAGAGCCCCCTTCACCCCCAGCCACGTGCCCAGCGGGAAtggggggcacccacctggCAGGAGCCCCTCGgtgagcagggcagagcccacCACCCCCATGAGCCCCCTGACACCAGATGCACCTCCAAGCCACCAAACCAAGCTCATTCATTCCCCTGGACAAGCCCAGCCACCGAGGATGCACCGCTACGGGGGTCTTGACAGTGGTCAGCCCCCGCCAGCATCAGTGCAGCCTGAGCAGGGGGTCCTCATCCCTCCCCACGAGCACAGCCGTGGTGGCCCTGGTGCAGGTGATGTTGAGATGTGCATCGAGACGAGCTCTGCATGGCTGTAACTCCACGGGCAGGAGCTAATAATGTTCTTGCGAGGTCTGGAAGCCCTCAAGCCCTTGTGTGGAGGATCCAGCACCCCAGCAAAGAGGGAAATAATTCTAGTGCGTGGCCCCACAGATGAGCTCATGGGCCCTCGGGAAGCACCGAGAACAGCTTGTGTGTTATTTGAGATGCCTGGCACAGGGAACAGAGACTACAGTGTCAAGTGACTTCAGACACCATTAATGAAGTTGCAAAGCTGATCCTTGATAACGATCCCATCCGGCAGCGCAGGTCAGCACGTAGCTTATGAAACACCCACAGGCAGATCTCTTTTATAAGCTTAGACATAAATTTAATGCCAGGAGGGGCGGCCAGGAGCTGAGCCCTGCTGAGCACCAGCTTTTGCCGTGACGGGCAGCCTAGAGCTTTGAACCTACCCGTGCCCATCTCTGTGGGCGAGAATTTACACGTGGCAGTGCTCTGGTCGCTCTTGAAGGACAAGCCCTTGATAAAGAGCACCCAAATAACTGCCTCCGCTCTGCCCGCTGCTTCTGGCTGGCGGGGAATGTCTCCTCtgatgcttttccttctctgaggGGACACGAAGCCGCAGTGGGTAGGGGGTCTCCTGCACCTCCTCATCCCCTCC
Coding sequences within:
- the GAL3ST1 gene encoding galactosylceramide sulfotransferase isoform X2, with product MLHHGKHWRSMCKGLVLGTLLTSFMLLLYSYAIPPLQVSVTEIPVPSSCSSYPAPGKAPAVANGTGSPSGRSCLPKLNIMFMKTHKTASSTILNILFRFGEKHRLKFAFPNGRNDFYYPSYFERSQVQHYRPGACFNIICNHMRFHYEEVRKLLPADATFVTVLRDPAYLFESSFHYFGRVIPLTWKLTGEDKLAEFLRDPWHYYDPNGFNAHYLQNLLFFDLGYDNNMNANSPLVEEHIQEIDRRFHLVMLLEYFDESLVLLKDLLCWQLEDVLYFKLNARKGSTVSWLTPELYEKATSWNLIDAKLYRYFNATFWRKVEAYGRERMAKDVAELQRENEKMKSICIDGGHPVDASAIQESSMQPWQPLGEKSILGYNLKKKINKKHQKLCRKMLTPEIQYLTDLGVNLWITKLWSRIRDFLKW
- the GAL3ST1 gene encoding galactosylceramide sulfotransferase isoform X1, with protein sequence MPRQARGAGGLFVGSVIQPAAGSTASLDRRMPKQCRGSRSERELGEAMLLLQLLNGGARLGGAALGFALQLGGGRSRLLGSARSPSGGGCHGHEWRVPLSRRRGQPCCNAVAGAPEPPEPPTFRAFGKRRQRRAAGQVTRMLHHGKHWRSMCKGLVLGTLLTSFMLLLYSYAIPPLQVSVTEIPVPSSCSSYPAPGKAPAVANGTGSPSGRSCLPKLNIMFMKTHKTASSTILNILFRFGEKHRLKFAFPNGRNDFYYPSYFERSQVQHYRPGACFNIICNHMRFHYEEVRKLLPADATFVTVLRDPAYLFESSFHYFGRVIPLTWKLTGEDKLAEFLRDPWHYYDPNGFNAHYLQNLLFFDLGYDNNMNANSPLVEEHIQEIDRRFHLVMLLEYFDESLVLLKDLLCWQLEDVLYFKLNARKGSTVSWLTPELYEKATSWNLIDAKLYRYFNATFWRKVEAYGRERMAKDVAELQRENEKMKSICIDGGHPVDASAIQESSMQPWQPLGEKSILGYNLKKKINKKHQKLCRKMLTPEIQYLTDLGVNLWITKLWSRIRDFLKW